One Micavibrio aeruginosavorus ARL-13 genomic window carries:
- a CDS encoding bifunctional riboflavin kinase/FAD synthetase, whose translation MDQYQSYTSLPDSARNAVVVIGNFDGVHRGHCGLFDAARTIAKNTGRKLAVLTFEPHPRHIFRPDDPPFRITPAGVKADRLAAHGVDILISLNFDWPFASQSADHFIQHVLKDGLNAAHVVVGRDFRFGQLRKGDAAMIDAAGIPITVMDKIADDDDGDDISSTRIRQALGTGDIAEANALLGWDWEMRGVVEQGDKRGRELGFPTANVPLGDTLHPAYGVYATWTKIVEDGPDAPWIAGATNIGIRPMFELKVGRIENYLFDFNRDIYGKTLRVRPVARLRGEAKFDGLDALIAQIKQDCDQAQDILGKAPPCN comes from the coding sequence ATGGATCAGTATCAGTCTTACACCTCCCTGCCCGACTCCGCCCGGAACGCCGTGGTGGTGATCGGGAATTTTGACGGTGTCCATCGGGGGCATTGCGGGCTGTTTGACGCGGCCCGCACCATCGCTAAAAACACGGGGCGCAAACTGGCGGTCCTGACTTTTGAACCGCATCCACGCCACATCTTCCGGCCCGATGACCCGCCATTTCGTATTACACCTGCCGGGGTAAAGGCGGACCGTCTGGCGGCCCATGGTGTTGATATTTTGATCAGCCTGAATTTCGACTGGCCCTTCGCCAGCCAGAGCGCCGACCATTTCATCCAGCATGTTTTGAAAGACGGGCTGAACGCCGCACATGTTGTGGTGGGGCGTGATTTCCGTTTTGGTCAATTGCGCAAGGGTGACGCCGCCATGATTGACGCGGCGGGCATCCCCATCACCGTGATGGATAAAATCGCCGACGATGATGATGGTGACGACATTTCATCCACCCGCATTCGCCAAGCCCTGGGCACCGGTGATATTGCCGAGGCCAACGCGTTGCTCGGCTGGGATTGGGAAATGCGCGGCGTGGTGGAACAAGGTGATAAACGAGGCCGCGAACTGGGTTTCCCCACCGCAAACGTGCCATTGGGCGATACCTTGCACCCGGCCTATGGCGTGTATGCGACATGGACGAAAATTGTCGAGGACGGGCCGGATGCGCCATGGATCGCTGGCGCCACCAATATCGGCATCCGCCCGATGTTTGAGTTGAAGGTTGGACGGATTGAAAATTATCTGTTCGATTTTAACCGCGATATTTACGGCAAGACTTTGCGCGTCCGCCCGGTTGCCCGCCTGCGCGGCGAGGCGAAGTTTGACGGGCTTGACGCCCTGATCGCGCAAATCAAACAGGATTGCGATCAGGCACAGGATATCTTAGGGAAGGCGCCGCCCTGCAATTAA
- a CDS encoding DUF423 domain-containing protein, translating into MKLILCATALIGFFSVVLGAAGDHLLVGDWSAAMVERFDVALRYHQNYSIVLLAVALYGMTRAVPSRILIVAACLFLVGTLIFCGTLYASLYWQAAGLTLGTPLGGLSLMAGWLSLFLYAIRAAR; encoded by the coding sequence ATGAAATTGATATTGTGCGCGACAGCCCTGATTGGATTTTTTTCGGTCGTTCTGGGGGCGGCGGGCGACCATCTGCTGGTTGGTGACTGGTCCGCAGCGATGGTCGAACGATTTGATGTGGCGCTTCGGTATCATCAGAATTATAGCATCGTGCTTTTGGCTGTGGCTTTGTACGGCATGACCCGCGCGGTACCATCACGCATTCTTATAGTCGCGGCGTGTTTGTTTTTAGTGGGAACGCTGATTTTCTGCGGCACGCTTTATGCGTCGCTATACTGGCAAGCCGCCGGCCTGACACTCGGTACGCCTTTGGGCGGTCTCAGCCTGATGGCTGGCTGGCTCTCACTGTTCCTTTATGCCATCCGCGCGGCGCGATAG
- a CDS encoding alpha/beta hydrolase, whose translation MNGADLEYVAHGPKSGQAKKLVVLLHGYGRNAKYMDKMALAVCALIPDALVVAPHGPEQLVVPHGIGKHNGDVLHIPQEVLAGNDGNDPAMLRQWFAIDGDLKTLYPRMVNIARVMNEFIDAQRDLLGLSDADVALMGFSQGGGVALFTGFTRGAELGALVGHSCIFFHDPAMTATPQTLMIHGDNDPEFGVAAYLAAFNAVSAYTKGRATHRVVPGLGHYTSTASRAVIADFIRDQLCP comes from the coding sequence ATGAACGGTGCCGATCTGGAATATGTTGCCCATGGCCCCAAAAGTGGCCAGGCGAAGAAGCTGGTGGTGCTCCTGCATGGTTATGGTCGCAATGCCAAATATATGGACAAGATGGCGCTGGCTGTCTGTGCGTTGATTCCTGATGCGTTGGTTGTGGCGCCGCATGGGCCAGAACAATTGGTGGTTCCGCATGGGATTGGCAAACATAATGGTGATGTCCTGCACATCCCGCAGGAGGTTCTGGCCGGAAATGATGGCAACGACCCCGCGATGCTGCGTCAATGGTTTGCGATTGATGGCGACCTGAAAACGCTGTATCCGCGCATGGTCAATATCGCGCGTGTGATGAATGAATTTATTGATGCGCAACGTGATTTGCTGGGGCTATCGGATGCCGATGTGGCGTTGATGGGGTTTTCACAAGGCGGCGGTGTTGCGCTGTTCACGGGATTTACGCGCGGGGCGGAACTGGGCGCACTGGTGGGGCATAGCTGTATTTTCTTCCATGATCCGGCGATGACGGCGACGCCACAGACCTTGATGATTCATGGTGACAATGATCCGGAATTTGGCGTGGCGGCGTATTTGGCGGCGTTTAACGCGGTGTCCGCTTATACCAAAGGCCGGGCGACGCATCGCGTCGTTCCCGGCCTCGGTCATTATACCAGCACCGCATCACGTGCGGTGATTGCGGATTTTATCCGCGATCAGCTTTGCCCGTAA
- the mnmA gene encoding tRNA 2-thiouridine(34) synthase MnmA, whose translation MSQIQPNSLGINKAPKDTRVVVAMSGGVDSSVVAALLAEEGYDVVGVTLQLYDHGAALKKKGACCAGQDIYDARRVAEMKGFPHYVLDYESNFREQVIDDFADSYLRGETPIPCVRCNQSVKFKDLLAVARDLGADCMATGHYIQRNVNPDTGRAELIRAHDHGKDQSYFLFATTQEQLDFLRFPLGGWTKDVTRQHAQRLGLITADKPDSQDICFVPNGDYAGIVKKMRPQAQQPGDIVHIDGRVVGRHEGIVGYTIGQRKGLGIGGGVSENNDPLYVVRIDPASNRIIVGPKDALARDILNLKDGNWLIDTPPAPSASPTCALDGEGVDHIPVMVKFRSVMAPIPATLHLDHEGHARVQLNDAQYGISPGQAAVCYINDRMIGGGWIESTAHSDIPLAA comes from the coding sequence ATGAGCCAGATTCAGCCAAATTCCCTGGGCATCAACAAAGCCCCCAAAGACACCCGCGTGGTCGTAGCCATGTCGGGCGGGGTTGATTCATCCGTTGTCGCCGCCTTGTTGGCCGAGGAAGGGTACGACGTCGTTGGCGTGACATTGCAATTGTACGACCACGGCGCCGCGCTGAAAAAAAAGGGCGCGTGCTGTGCGGGCCAAGATATTTACGACGCCCGCCGTGTGGCCGAGATGAAGGGCTTCCCCCATTACGTTCTGGATTACGAAAGCAATTTCCGCGAACAGGTGATTGATGATTTCGCCGATTCATATTTGCGCGGTGAAACGCCAATTCCGTGCGTGCGGTGTAACCAGAGTGTGAAATTCAAAGACCTTCTGGCCGTTGCCCGCGATTTGGGCGCCGATTGCATGGCCACGGGCCATTATATTCAACGCAATGTAAACCCGGATACGGGCCGCGCCGAGTTGATCCGCGCGCATGACCATGGCAAGGACCAGAGCTATTTCTTGTTTGCCACGACACAAGAACAATTGGATTTCCTGCGCTTCCCGCTTGGCGGCTGGACCAAGGATGTCACGCGCCAGCATGCCCAGCGTTTAGGCCTGATCACCGCGGATAAACCGGATTCGCAGGATATTTGTTTCGTACCAAACGGCGATTACGCCGGCATCGTCAAAAAAATGCGCCCGCAGGCCCAGCAACCCGGCGACATCGTGCACATTGATGGCCGCGTGGTTGGCCGGCATGAGGGTATTGTCGGCTACACCATCGGCCAGCGCAAAGGATTGGGAATTGGCGGCGGTGTCAGTGAAAATAACGATCCGCTTTATGTCGTGCGCATTGACCCAGCCAGCAACCGCATCATTGTCGGCCCGAAGGATGCCCTGGCACGCGACATACTGAATTTAAAAGACGGCAACTGGTTGATCGACACACCACCTGCACCCAGCGCATCACCCACCTGCGCATTGGACGGCGAAGGTGTGGACCATATTCCAGTGATGGTGAAATTCCGGTCTGTCATGGCCCCGATTCCGGCCACCCTGCATCTGGATCATGAAGGCCATGCCCGCGTGCAATTGAACGACGCGCAGTACGGCATTTCCCCGGGGCAGGCCGCCGTCTGCTATATCAATGACCGCATGATCGGCGGTGGGTGGATTGAATCCACCGCACACAGCGATATTCCATTGGCGGCATAA
- a CDS encoding DUF2147 domain-containing protein has protein sequence MLPMRTILASGLFSLLIGLTMTQPARAEADPTGLWLTQNKRSVVSVEPCQENKSMMCGYIHWIIEGGMQFDDKNPDAALHNRPMCGLPIIYGLKKLSANEWGDGKIYKADEGDVYDGQMEMNDDGTLAVSGYVGIPLFGKEQTWTRVNASDYPKCKRAKR, from the coding sequence ATGTTACCAATGCGCACCATTCTTGCCTCCGGTCTTTTTTCACTGCTGATCGGATTGACGATGACACAACCCGCCCGTGCCGAAGCCGACCCAACAGGATTATGGCTGACCCAGAACAAACGTTCGGTCGTTTCGGTCGAGCCCTGCCAGGAAAACAAATCCATGATGTGCGGCTACATTCATTGGATCATTGAAGGCGGGATGCAGTTTGACGATAAAAATCCCGACGCCGCCTTGCACAATCGCCCAATGTGCGGTCTGCCGATTATCTATGGTCTGAAAAAATTGAGCGCGAATGAATGGGGCGATGGCAAGATTTACAAGGCTGACGAAGGCGATGTGTACGACGGCCAGATGGAAATGAACGATGACGGTACATTGGCCGTCAGCGGTTATGTCGGCATCCCCCTGTTCGGCAAGGAACAGACATGGACCCGCGTAAACGCCAGTGATTATCCGAAGTGCAAACGCGCCAAGCGTTAA
- a CDS encoding tyrosine-type recombinase/integrase: MRCVLTDKKIASIKADLKRQELWDLSLPGFGMRVAKGGQKTFFVMCRDKGRQRRISLGRYPIITLAEARDAARDKLRLISQGLSLEDKKPEVMTVEQVFNNFIELYAKKKNKDWQRTQARLANTLIKEYGPLDIREITRENIIALLDKIVARNAPIQANRVLAGVSKFFKWCAERGYIENSPVLYISKPAKENPRDRVLSDDEVALIWGEADKMGYPFGSLLKILILTGQRKGEVSDMRWSEINLKDKIWTIPKERSKNGHAHAVPLSSQVLKILETVPRFLHSDLVFTTTGKTPVSGFGRVKARLDDASGVSGWIIHDIRRTVASGMARLKVSPYVVEKVLNHISGTFSSVTGVYNRYGYDDEKRRALEIWGIHIEDIQNERANNIRRIF, encoded by the coding sequence ATGCGCTGTGTTCTAACCGACAAAAAAATAGCCTCGATTAAGGCTGATCTCAAAAGGCAAGAACTTTGGGATTTATCTCTTCCGGGCTTCGGCATGAGGGTGGCCAAAGGTGGTCAGAAGACCTTCTTTGTAATGTGCCGTGATAAGGGTAGGCAGCGGCGTATATCCTTGGGGCGTTACCCTATTATAACTTTGGCTGAAGCGCGTGATGCAGCAAGGGACAAGCTAAGGCTAATATCTCAAGGTCTATCGTTGGAAGATAAAAAGCCAGAGGTGATGACGGTCGAGCAGGTTTTCAATAACTTTATAGAGCTGTACGCCAAAAAGAAAAACAAGGACTGGCAGCGAACGCAAGCGCGTTTGGCAAATACCCTTATCAAGGAATATGGGCCGCTTGATATCCGAGAAATCACACGGGAAAATATCATCGCCTTATTGGATAAAATAGTAGCCCGAAATGCGCCCATACAGGCCAACCGGGTGCTGGCGGGTGTCAGCAAGTTTTTTAAGTGGTGTGCTGAGCGAGGGTATATCGAAAACAGCCCTGTTTTGTATATCTCCAAACCTGCGAAAGAAAATCCTCGTGACCGTGTTTTGTCTGACGATGAGGTTGCCTTGATATGGGGTGAGGCGGACAAGATGGGTTATCCTTTCGGCTCACTGCTCAAAATTCTCATTTTGACTGGTCAGCGCAAAGGCGAGGTTTCTGATATGCGCTGGAGCGAAATAAACCTGAAGGACAAAATCTGGACAATTCCTAAGGAGAGATCAAAGAATGGTCATGCGCATGCTGTTCCTTTGTCGTCTCAGGTCCTAAAAATCCTTGAAACTGTACCGAGGTTTTTGCATTCTGACCTTGTGTTTACCACGACTGGAAAGACCCCGGTTTCGGGATTCGGTCGAGTTAAGGCCCGGCTTGATGATGCAAGCGGTGTGAGCGGTTGGATTATCCATGACATACGCCGCACTGTGGCCTCTGGAATGGCCCGGTTGAAGGTCTCGCCATACGTTGTAGAAAAGGTACTGAACCATATATCGGGTACATTCTCCAGCGTTACGGGAGTGTACAATCGGTATGGCTATGATGATGAAAAGAGACGTGCTTTAGAAATTTGGGGCATACACATAGAGGATATACAAAATGAGCGAGCTAATAACATTAGACGAATATTTTAA
- a CDS encoding host attachment protein, producing the protein MKLTGQIAEQNRGVTAPPMALHAGIKSPRVWIVVADKHGARIFEKIDRHLKLIGEASPEQNLQSELNNRTIGRSFSSGGGTIHHKFEPHMEQERASALDFAHDLAVFLEDSDTARKFDRIILVAAPRTLGDLRAAMSKQVQRSIIAQIDKNLTKLDERALGKALEDVLWLG; encoded by the coding sequence ATGAAACTGACCGGGCAAATTGCCGAGCAAAATCGCGGTGTTACGGCACCACCCATGGCCCTGCATGCCGGCATCAAATCACCGCGCGTATGGATTGTTGTTGCGGATAAACACGGCGCGCGTATTTTCGAAAAAATTGACCGACATTTGAAATTGATTGGAGAAGCCTCACCGGAACAAAATTTGCAATCTGAACTGAACAACAGAACAATCGGGCGGTCATTCAGCTCGGGCGGCGGCACCATTCACCATAAATTCGAACCGCATATGGAGCAGGAGCGCGCCAGCGCACTGGATTTTGCACACGACCTGGCCGTTTTTCTTGAAGACTCCGACACGGCGCGAAAATTCGACCGTATCATCCTGGTCGCAGCACCTCGTACCTTGGGCGACTTGCGCGCTGCGATGAGCAAGCAGGTGCAGCGGTCCATCATTGCGCAGATTGACAAAAATCTGACCAAACTGGATGAACGCGCCTTGGGCAAGGCGTTGGAGGATGTTTTGTGGCTTGGATGA
- a CDS encoding type 1 glutamine amidotransferase domain-containing protein — protein sequence MTTKDKVLFILTSHSRLGDTGRVTGFFFEEMAVPYYALLRAGYDVDIASIRGGAAPVDPASLKDTGENDPAVDRFLNDTKAMRKLSTTKSIDRVDVDAYVGAFIPGGHGAAWDMPGNDVLGSILSTIWARGGVIGAVCHGVNALIGVVDERGVPLVQGRVVNGFTNSEERAVELDLAVPFLLESRLRQLGARFERGDDFHAFAVHDGRLVTGQNPASSRAVAEEMIAALDVQRKQRAA from the coding sequence ATGACAACCAAAGATAAAGTGCTTTTTATTCTCACCTCGCATTCCAGGCTGGGTGATACCGGGCGCGTGACCGGGTTTTTCTTCGAAGAAATGGCGGTGCCGTATTATGCCCTGCTTCGGGCCGGGTATGATGTCGACATTGCGTCGATCCGTGGTGGCGCGGCCCCGGTCGATCCCGCCAGCCTGAAGGACACGGGCGAGAATGATCCCGCCGTGGATCGGTTTTTGAACGATACAAAGGCCATGCGAAAATTATCGACCACGAAATCCATCGACCGGGTGGATGTCGATGCCTATGTCGGGGCATTCATCCCGGGCGGACATGGCGCGGCGTGGGATATGCCGGGCAATGACGTGTTGGGATCTATTTTGTCCACCATCTGGGCGCGGGGCGGCGTGATCGGGGCCGTGTGCCACGGTGTCAATGCTCTGATCGGCGTTGTGGATGAACGTGGTGTGCCGCTGGTCCAGGGGCGCGTGGTCAACGGGTTCACCAACAGTGAAGAGCGGGCGGTTGAGCTCGATCTGGCTGTGCCTTTCCTGTTGGAATCACGGTTGCGTCAATTGGGTGCGCGGTTTGAACGGGGCGATGATTTTCATGCTTTTGCCGTTCATGACGGGCGCTTGGTGACGGGGCAAAACCCCGCATCATCCCGCGCGGTGGCCGAGGAAATGATCGCCGCACTGGATGTGCAGCGGAAACAGCGGGCGGCCTGA
- a CDS encoding bifunctional DNA primase/polymerase, with protein sequence MIEITEKMRSDRVLIAALAYAEAGWRIHPLKQGSKEPLLNKWPEKATSDASTIKKWFKQYPSANVGGIPPTGTFVLDIDGSAGKESYNSLGVGILTAKVVTPNNGSHRYFAGKVSKSQIGILKNLDLMADDGSRYLVLPPSKIKAGGYKWGNGRAIKPIKGHHLEKIEAILCSDDSKVEASGNVGEGARNETLFKIACTLRRKGINDDLLQKSLLGLNRTLCELPLSKSEVLQIADSSARYAEGHEKTYADMAGVKKEPVRWFWFPYMARGCMTIIEGAPGQGKSYLTMYLAALTSSGGTLPFSSEKIKAGRVLILNPEDDPARGLRPRLEKCGADLSENKIRFQEKFVPMDQTGIELLETEISSYRPDLVIIDPLLTYMTGDMHRYNDSTQFMTDIDQLAREYDCCIIGVRHLTKANNDDASKRGIGSVGFAARARSVLQVGKAPDDDEEKAMGHVKTNLGEYGKTLTFSLEGGGRDDVPKFVWERETDFPADALNKPREPGRPSEQEYLQFVLRQHLMAGPMKAEILMVKVQNEGIACSLRAVQRALNEIAECEGKGPKAKWMLKK encoded by the coding sequence ATGATAGAGATTACAGAAAAAATGCGCTCAGATCGGGTGCTGATTGCTGCATTGGCTTATGCCGAAGCTGGGTGGCGCATCCATCCTCTTAAGCAGGGAAGCAAGGAGCCGTTACTAAATAAATGGCCAGAAAAAGCAACGTCAGATGCGAGCACCATAAAAAAATGGTTCAAGCAATATCCCAGTGCAAATGTAGGGGGGATACCTCCTACAGGCACCTTTGTTCTGGATATTGATGGTTCTGCCGGGAAGGAATCTTACAACTCTCTTGGGGTGGGTATCCTTACGGCCAAAGTAGTGACGCCTAATAATGGAAGCCACCGATATTTTGCTGGTAAGGTGTCTAAAAGCCAGATTGGGATCTTGAAAAATCTGGATCTTATGGCTGATGACGGAAGCCGGTATCTGGTTTTGCCGCCAAGCAAAATCAAGGCAGGCGGGTATAAGTGGGGCAATGGGCGAGCTATCAAGCCGATTAAGGGCCATCATTTGGAAAAAATCGAGGCTATTCTTTGCTCGGATGACAGCAAGGTAGAGGCTTCGGGCAATGTCGGTGAGGGGGCTCGAAATGAAACGCTTTTCAAAATTGCCTGTACCTTAAGACGTAAGGGGATCAATGATGATTTGCTCCAAAAATCTTTATTGGGACTAAATAGAACGCTATGTGAGTTGCCACTGTCAAAAAGCGAAGTTCTGCAAATTGCCGATAGCAGTGCCCGTTATGCTGAGGGGCATGAAAAGACGTACGCTGATATGGCTGGTGTCAAGAAAGAGCCAGTCAGATGGTTCTGGTTTCCTTATATGGCTAGAGGGTGCATGACAATTATTGAGGGCGCGCCGGGGCAGGGAAAATCTTATCTGACCATGTATCTTGCCGCCCTAACGTCATCAGGTGGGACGCTGCCCTTTAGCTCGGAAAAGATAAAGGCGGGTAGGGTTCTCATATTGAATCCTGAAGATGATCCTGCAAGAGGGTTACGTCCTCGATTAGAAAAGTGCGGGGCGGATTTGAGTGAAAACAAAATCAGGTTTCAAGAAAAGTTTGTCCCTATGGACCAAACTGGGATCGAGTTGCTTGAAACAGAGATAAGCTCATATCGACCAGATTTGGTTATTATTGACCCGCTTTTGACCTATATGACGGGAGATATGCATCGTTATAATGACTCTACTCAATTCATGACAGACATTGACCAGCTCGCTCGTGAGTATGACTGCTGCATTATCGGCGTTCGCCACCTCACAAAAGCGAATAATGACGATGCCTCAAAGCGCGGGATTGGCTCGGTTGGGTTTGCTGCGCGGGCACGGTCTGTCCTTCAAGTGGGGAAGGCACCTGATGACGACGAAGAGAAGGCAATGGGTCATGTTAAAACAAATCTGGGTGAGTACGGAAAAACCCTTACCTTTTCGCTTGAGGGTGGTGGTCGCGATGATGTTCCTAAGTTTGTTTGGGAAAGAGAAACGGACTTTCCGGCTGACGCTTTGAACAAGCCTAGGGAACCTGGTCGACCTAGTGAGCAGGAATATTTGCAGTTCGTATTGCGCCAACACCTAATGGCGGGGCCAATGAAGGCTGAAATTTTGATGGTTAAGGTGCAGAACGAAGGGATCGCCTGTAGTCTGCGTGCTGTCCAACGTGCCTTAAACGAAATCGCGGAATGTGAAGGCAAGGGGCCAAAGGCAAAATGGATGTTAAAAAAATAG
- a CDS encoding retron Ec67 family RNA-directed DNA polymerase/endonuclease — MSKLAALKSANSVSDLARLLKSKPDTFAYFLYKVPEKNKYTSFSIPKKTGGERKIDAPSDQLSYIQKQLAKYLQDCIEEIGELEKQKLGKKKFSSAAHGFTKDRSIITNARPHRRKRWVLNLDLKDFFPSINFGRIRGFFIKNKNFNLDPDVASAIAHICCYEGKLPQGSPCSPIISNLIGHLLDVRLIKIAKKYSCTYTRYADDITFSSDLRKFPKEIAHKKLFSKKSWELSNSIKQEIEKSGFFVNEKKTRMQYQESRQDVTSLVVNKKVNVKRELYKTLRAQCHTLFRTGGCYEIAYQRPENEKISYLQRILDKIFYRPKKIKEKKEDRKYKTLDQIQGMLNFVYQVRHDRDKKLGIAERKEIESSIKSLYRKFLFFINFYYIDRPLIICEGKTDPIYLKCALKSLHLKYPGLIEKTSEGFDFRIKFFTYSDTTLDILNLGGGCGDLAKLIREYNESCTPYKCSGLLHPVIIIVDNDNEPTEKLFPAIKGITHSKTPILGDKPFYTVTRNLYVIPIPQKNGKSTCIEHYFEESVFDKDINGRKFHPDKGPADGFSCSKNDFAEKIICKQQGSINFSMFSDIFDKIVDVTIHYRTRRSSP; from the coding sequence GTGTCAAAACTAGCAGCATTAAAATCAGCAAATTCTGTATCTGACTTAGCACGATTGTTAAAATCAAAACCGGATACGTTTGCCTATTTTTTATACAAAGTCCCAGAAAAAAATAAGTACACCAGTTTTTCCATTCCCAAAAAGACGGGGGGAGAAAGGAAAATTGATGCGCCAAGTGACCAGCTTTCTTATATTCAGAAACAGCTCGCAAAATACTTACAAGACTGTATAGAAGAAATTGGCGAGCTTGAAAAACAAAAATTGGGAAAGAAGAAATTCTCATCTGCCGCCCATGGATTCACAAAAGATCGATCCATCATCACTAACGCACGCCCTCATCGGCGAAAAAGGTGGGTGTTAAATTTAGATTTGAAAGACTTTTTTCCAAGCATTAATTTCGGGAGAATACGCGGGTTTTTTATAAAAAATAAAAACTTTAACCTCGACCCAGACGTAGCAAGCGCAATTGCCCACATATGTTGCTACGAAGGAAAGTTACCGCAAGGGAGCCCCTGCTCTCCTATAATATCTAATTTAATTGGTCATTTATTAGATGTTCGCCTCATAAAAATTGCAAAGAAGTATTCCTGCACATATACACGCTATGCCGATGATATAACATTTTCATCCGATTTAAGAAAATTTCCAAAAGAAATCGCACATAAAAAACTGTTTTCTAAAAAAAGCTGGGAACTAAGCAACAGCATCAAACAAGAAATAGAAAAGTCTGGATTTTTCGTAAATGAAAAAAAGACCAGAATGCAATACCAAGAGTCAAGGCAGGACGTCACAAGCCTCGTAGTAAACAAAAAGGTAAACGTAAAACGAGAACTGTACAAAACGCTAAGGGCACAATGCCATACACTCTTCCGCACTGGTGGGTGCTACGAAATTGCTTATCAGAGACCTGAAAATGAAAAAATTTCTTACCTACAAAGAATACTCGATAAAATTTTTTATAGGCCGAAAAAAATAAAAGAGAAAAAAGAAGATAGGAAATATAAAACCTTGGATCAAATCCAAGGCATGCTGAATTTCGTATATCAAGTTCGACATGACAGAGATAAAAAATTAGGAATCGCAGAAAGAAAAGAAATCGAGTCTTCAATTAAATCACTATATAGAAAGTTCTTATTTTTTATAAACTTTTACTACATTGACAGACCATTGATAATCTGCGAGGGAAAAACAGACCCCATTTATTTGAAGTGCGCCCTCAAATCATTACACCTAAAGTATCCCGGCCTAATTGAAAAAACTTCAGAAGGCTTTGATTTTAGAATTAAATTTTTTACTTATTCTGATACAACCCTAGACATTTTAAACTTGGGTGGCGGATGTGGCGACCTCGCAAAACTAATCCGAGAGTACAATGAAAGTTGTACCCCCTATAAATGCAGTGGATTGCTACACCCCGTCATTATTATCGTCGACAATGACAATGAGCCCACAGAGAAACTGTTCCCAGCCATCAAGGGAATTACACACTCTAAAACGCCGATATTGGGAGATAAGCCGTTTTATACGGTAACAAGAAACTTATACGTCATACCAATTCCCCAAAAAAATGGAAAATCCACCTGTATTGAACACTATTTTGAGGAAAGCGTTTTTGACAAAGATATCAATGGAAGGAAGTTTCATCCGGATAAAGGGCCAGCAGATGGTTTTAGTTGTAGCAAAAATGATTTTGCTGAAAAGATCATTTGCAAACAGCAGGGCAGCATTAACTTTTCCATGTTTAGCGATATATTCGATAAAATCGTAGACGTGACTATTCATTATCGCACCCGCCGATCATCACCATAA